AAGTAATCAAAGACCAGTGCTTTCCCGACGCATTTATTGTGGGAAAAATCATGACGGATCCTGCGTGGCGCGTTCCCGCTAGAGGCATTAAAATAATATCTCTTGCAAATAAATATTTCTCACCGGAGAAATACGGCGTGCACGAGCGGCAGATCCCTGTAATTGGAGCTGGCTCCATCAACCGACTTCACAAAATTCTAGACTACAATATGACACTTGATCCCGCAAACCGAATCGCCGGAATCATTCTCACCTGTGGAGAGGCAACACCAAACTACAAAAACCAGATCAAAATGATCGAAGCCTCCGGCATTCCAGCTATTTATGTGAATCATGATACCGCGACCACTGATTCAAAAATATATAAGTGCTTCAGTAATACTAAATTGCAAGTATATGACAATGTTAAGCATGAAGAGATCGTGAACATGTTTACGCAAGGCTTCGACGTAGATAAATTTATCCATGATATGGAAATCGAGCTGTAAAACCAGGGGCACGGGCGTATACCAAATACGCTGAAACAACGCCCGCCGGCAGTCCAGACAGAAACAAAAAGAAAGTACAGCCTACATGTTATGACACCTTGTGATCAAGAATAAAATTATATATAGACTGGTGATATTTATATATATGAATAACAAATCAGGTGGGTATAAAGGGGAATGTAGGCCTTTCGTCTTGTGTATCGCCTGCTTCTTCGTTATGTTGCGCAACTACAAAATTGAACGGGAGAACAGCACATGACTGCAACCATTTTGGACGGCAAAAAAATAGCGGAAACCATGCGCGAAGAAATTCGTGCGGATGTACTTAGATTACAAAAAAACGGGATCACTCCTGGACTGGCCGTTTTGCTGGTGGGAGACGACCCTGCTTCACGTTCCTATGTCACGGCGAAAGAACGAGCCTGTGAGGCCACAGGAATTTACTCAAAGGAAGTACGACTGGATGCGACGGCATCAAAAGATGAGATTCTTCAGACAGTACGCGAGTTTAATAACGATGCGGCGATTGACGGGATATTGGTTCAACTGCCCTTGCCAGATGGCCGTATGGAGCAGGAGGTCATTGAAACCATTCTCCCAGAAAAGGATGTTGATGGATTTCATCCTGAAAGTGTGGGACGCATGATGCTGGGACTGCCCACATTTTTACCATGTACTCCCCATGGAGTGCTGCATATTCTTAAACGCTCAGGCGTCGACACCAAAGGCAAACATGCTGTTATCGTAGGGCGCAGTAATATCGTGGGGCGACCGTTATCAAATATGCTGTCACTAAAAACAGAGATGGGCAATGCCACCGTTACTATGTGCCATACCGGCACCAATGATTTGGGCTACTTTACACGGCAGGCAGATATTCTCATCGCGGCAGCAGGACGTCCACATACGATCACAGCCGATATGGTTAAAGAAGATGCTGTTGTTATCGACGTGGGCGTTAATCGGGTGGATGATGCTTCAAAAGCACGGGGATACCGCCTTGTTGGTGATGTCGACTTTGAGGCCGTTAAAGCAAAAGCCTCTATGATCACGCCTGTTCCCGGCGGAGTCGGCCCCATGACGATTACGATGTTGTTGTTCAATACGTTACAGTCGGCAAAAAACAGACTGAAATAACGGAGTTTCTGATTGAACACAATTACACGATACATTCTGAAAGACTACGTTGCCACCTTGGTGATGACCATTCTTGTTTTCACATTTGTGATGTGCGTTGGAACGGTCATCAAAGCCATTGATCTGGTAGCTAGAGGGGTGTCCTTCGGGATTATTCTTCAGGTCTTTCTCGCCAATATTCCGTTCATCCTTTCTTTCACGATTCCCATGAGTTCGCTGACCACTGTGCTGCTGATTTTCAGCCGCCTGTCGCTGGACGGTGAAATCACGGCGATGAAGGCGTCCGGCATTACCATGTGGCAGATAATCAGCGGACCAATATTGATGTCGATCCTGCTCTCGGGACTTTGTGTCTACCTCAATAGCTGGGCCGCACCAAATAGTCATTTTGCGAATCGGAAGATATTGCGGTCGGTAGGCGTTGAACAACCGATCAATCTATTGGAAGAGGGACGTTTTGTCAGAGACTTTCCTAATGTGATGATTTATGTCGGCAGTAAAAGTGATAATAAGCTGGGCGATATTGTGGTTTATGAATTGGGCGATAAAGGGGTTAAACGTAATATCCGCGCTAAATCAGGCGACATTATTACGGATAATACAAACCACATCATTTATGTGGAAATGTACGACGTACGTATTGATCAGCCCAGCGAAGATGCACCGATGGATCTGTCCAAATCGAAAACTGTCAACGCGAGAAAATACCCTGTTCGTTTGGATTTCTCCCAGTTGATGGACGATGACCGAATTACAAAAAAAGTGCCGGACATGACCATGCCCGAACTGATTAATGCGGTTAAAAATGTGCGACAGGCTTATCCCGATTTGAACGAAAAGGATTTGCTCATTCAACGCATGAAACTTGTGGTCTCGGCTAATGAACGACTGGCCTTATCGTTGGCGTGCTTCTCTTTCACCATTCTTGGTATCCCACTCGGTTTCAAAAACAAACGAAAAGAATCATCAATCGGTATCGGGGTCAGTCTTTTGATTGTTTTTCTGTTCTACCTGTTTATCATTATTGCTGACTCGCTGGTTCGGTCGCCCCATTTACATCCAGATATGATTATTTGGATTCCTGTAATGATATCTGAAATAGCCGGACTGCTGTTGATCAAAAGGGCCAATTGATGTGAAAAAAATCCGTGTTGATCAGTTGATGGTCGTTCGAGGACTGGCCGAAAGCCGCGAAAAGGCGCAACGACTGATCCGCAGCGGGGTCGTCAGGATGAACGATCAGGTGTTGTCCAAACCGGGCCACACCATTGCGGATGAATCCGATCTGGTCGTCACACAGGCGGAGCGATTTGTCAGCAGGGGCGGCGAAAAACTACAGGGTGCTTTTGATGTTTTTAATTTGGATGCAGCCGGGCTGGTGTGCATGGACGTCGGAGCCTCAACCGGTGGTTTTACCGACTGCCTGCTGCAGCATGGTGCTACGAAAATATATGCCGTTGATGTAGGCAAGGGACAGCTGCACTGGATTCTGCGTAACGATGAACGGGTTGTCGTCATGGAAGAAACCAACGCCCGCTATTTGCAACAGTCACAATTCGACCGTCCGATCCACATGGGGGTAACCGATGTATCCTTTATATCTCTGACTAAAATCCTGCCGGCCATGGTTTCCGTCATGCAACCCAAATCAGCTCTGGTTGCGTTAATAAAACCGCAGTTTGAAGCCGGACGCAGTCAGGTCGGCAAAGGCGGAGTTGTTCGGGATGAAGCAGTTCGCCGCGAAGTCGTCCAGCGCATTAAACGATTTGGAATAGAAGAATTGCATATGAAATTGATCGGTATCAGTGAATCACCTTTACGGGGTCCAGCTGGCAACATTGAATATTTATCCTGTTGGGAGACAACATGAAATCATTGGGTATCGTAGTTAATTATGAAAAAAACAATGCTGACGAAGCATTAAAAGAGCTGACTGCTCTGGCACAAGCCATGGATATAAATGTCTTGGTTATCACCAACAAAACGACCCAGCACGATATGCGTGAGCTAGATGCCATCATTACACTGGGTGGTGACGGAACCATGCTGCGGGCGATAAAACTCATGGGGGATCTGCAAATTCCGATCATTGGTAAAAATCTTGGCCGCCTCGGATTTTTGACCTGTGCGCAGGATGTAGATATGAAGCAGATCCTTTCCTCGTTGCATGAGGGAAAATACGAGCTGTATGCACGAACCCTTCTGGGCGGGTCTCTGCATCATGACAGCAAGAACGACCTTACATTTCATGCGCTGAATGACATCACGCTGGGGTGGTCTTCGTCGTCCCGTATCGTGGCGTTACGCCTGGACATCGATGGCGAATATGTCACGACCTACGAATGTGACGGATTGATCATATCCACGCCTACCGGCAGCACCGGTCATTCGCTGTCCGTAGGCGGGCCGATTATTCATCCCTCATCTAAGGTATTATCTATCAACCCCATCTCTCCGCACACACTGAGTTCCAGACCGTTGATCGTACCGGATACGGCAACGATTACGATATCGGTGCATCGAACGCACGGAGCTCTATTGTGCTCGGTAGATGGCCGCGAGATACACCCGCTGATCCAGCAGGACTATATTCATATTTCCCGCAGGGAGTACCCCGTATATTTCATCCAGCTTCCAGAACACAATTATTACGGCATGCTTCGCAAAAAACTTAACTGGAGCGGTTCAAGCCTGGAAGATTCCACCCACTAACGTGACGCCATCATGACCGTATTGTTCGATACAAGTGCGATTGATGCTTCGCTGCACGCTTTTCAGCAGAAATTCTCCCAGATCAATCACGGCCTGACGCGCGGACGTGATGAGTTTACCACGGAACTCCGACAAAACATTATTGATGCTTACACGTTTTTAAATGAGCAGCTTAAACTGGGCATTCGCCTTTTCAGTCCAGCAGGTCTGCATATTATGTTGGAATTAAATCATATCGTCCTGTGCGGATGCAATTCACGGGTTCGTCTTCAATACCATTCTCATGTCCTGGCTACGCGTGCCCGGTTTTTAAAAAATATAACCAAAACACGAAGCTGGGTCTTAAAAAAACATCAGGGATACCCCCCCAGAAAACTGGCCGTTGAATTCTATTTCCGAGCCATCAGCCAACCTCAGTTATTTATTGAAGGCAACCACCGTACAGAAAATATCATCATGAATTATATTCTGGTCAGCAAAGGAGCCAACCCTTTTATAATTTCTCCAGATACCGCACACCGTTATTTGGAACTATCAGGCGATATGAAGTTTACAGAAAAAGAAAATCCTATTCATCATGTACTTGGCAGCGGAAAGCGGAAAAAAGAATTACGAAAACTCATTGAGCAATGTGAATCCAACCGTTACGTTTCGGCCACCAATGTTAAAACACGGTTAAATGTAAGTGAGGATGATTTATGAGCGGCTGGGCAACCTTCTTTAGCCTTACGGGCGGTCTAGGACTATTTCTTTACGGAATGGATGTCATGAGTTCAGGCATCCAGAAAAGCGCAGGCAACCGCATGCGCAACATTATGAACCGCCTTACGTCAAATCGGATCGCCGGCGTTTTCACCGGCATGATGGTCACCGGTATTATCCAGTCTTCTTCTGCGACAACGGTGATGCTCGTCAGCCTAGTCAACGCCGAACTGGTATCCCTGGTTCAGGCCATCGGTGTCATCATGGGTGCCAATATAGGTACAACCATGACGGCATGGATTGTGGCGCTGCTCGGTTTTAAAATGAAAATCACTATGCTGGCCATGCCCGCCATTGCCCTGTCGATGCCGTTCTTTTTCAGTAAATACGAAAAACGGCGCGATATCGCACGCGGACTGCTCGGCTTTGGAATTCTGTTTCTCGGACTCCATATGATGAAAGAATCCGTTCCTGACCTGAGCGCGCACCCCAACTACCTCTCATTCGTTCAAACGATCTCAAATTACGGATTCTTCTCCGTTCTACTCTTTGTACTCATTGGAACCCTTGTCACCATCGCCGTGCAGTCATCCTCTGCCGCCATGGCGATCACCATTATGATGGCCTATGCCGGGTGGATTGGTTACGAAGCGGCCGTCGCCATCGTTCTGGGTGAAAATATCGGAACAACCGTCACCGCAAACCTCGCGGCCATGGGTATGAGTACCAACGCAAAACGTGCCGCTCTGGCGCATACAGTATTCAATTCTATCGGCGTTTTGTGGGTTCTCGTATTGTTCTACCCCTTTATCCACATGGTCGATGCACTCGTTCCCGGCGATATAACAGATCCTGCAACGCTACCCATTCACCTGTCCATGTTTCACACCATGTTTAACATCACAAATACCTTTGTCATGATATGGTTTGTTCCGCAAATCGCCAATCTGGTCACCCGCATTCTGCCCATGCACGAAAAAAAGAGCACCAAGGGCTACAAACTGCCCATGGCGCCCGCCCATATCCCTGATGCCGCCGAATCCAATCTGATCACAGCCCGTGCTGAACTTGGAAAATTTTCCCAGTTTATCCATGCCATGCTACTGCGTATCATGAATCTTACAGATGTTACCGATCCTGAACAAATCGAGCGCGTCAAAGATGAAATGTGCGAAGAAGAAACACAAACCGACATCATGCAGGAAGTCATCGCCCGCTTCCTCATGGACTGCACAACGGACGGCATGAGCGATCGACAAATACGCATGTCCACAAACTACCAGCGTATTGCCCATGAACTAGAAAGCATCGCCGACAGCTGTCTGAACATTGCATTTCTGTTTGCCCGCAATCCCGACTGGAAAGCGAAATTACATAAAAAGGCTCCTGACCAGTTTATGAATTACATATCCCTTGTACTCGATTTTCTAAATTACAATTCAGATTTCGCACAGCACCAACTCAAAAACTACGATTTCAACATTGCAGTAAATCTGGAAGTCGCCATCAATCAAAAACGCGACCAGCTACAACGCATTTCGCGACGTAAACTGGAAAAAGGCGCGGATGTCCGCTCGGAACTGTTTTTCCTCGATGTTGTGCGACACCTCGAGCATATCGGCGATTACAGCCTGAATATAGCCCAAGCCATCCGTGAACTGGACGATAACTAAGCAAAGCATTGCTAGACCCCGTTCGGCCTAGCACCAGCGGCTCAAATCACGGATCGTAAACAAATCCCCCCAGCCACCGCGCGTCTTTCTGGCACCATGTTTTCGTGATGACGAAAAATAATCGCGATTATGCTCAAAGAATTCCTCAACAAAGGCCAGGGAACCAAACACCTGCCCATCGCAAAAATACCTGCTGCGGCATTGCAACCGTTCAAAATCGGAAATCTTCATCCGTTTCTTCAGTTTATCTGGAATCATAGTCCTGTCCAGCATCGCAAGTTGTGGATTACACCGAATCTCATCATACATCAGCACCCGTTCCCAATACACATCAGAGGCCGCATCCCACACATCAATCGATTCCTTTTCCCTCACCGCATCGTCCAGACGTGCTACACCAGATGCGAGCTTCATGATCCCCCGCCGCGCACACATCACGCCACCCATGGCTTCACCAAGCCCGCAAAAACGGTACCATTTCGGATCATCCACCATTCCAGCCCTCACAGGATTCATTTCAATGTATGCCGCCATCGTCCGCAAAGCAGCCCCATCCTCCACCAAAACACTTTTAAATCGACGATCCCATAACGTACCCAAACGCCCGTTCCTACGATTATACCAGCATGAAAACCGTTGTTTGACCTGTTTCATAAATTCACTGATATCATGCATACGTACCAAATAGGTCTGTTTATCTTCAGCCACCATATCAACCAGCCCCTCCGCCTCCCATTCCTTCCAGCGACCGCAAATTTCCCCGACCTCGCCCTCAGAGTACAAAAAGTGCAGCCGGCGGATCAATTCGTCATCTGTAATCAGCCGCACACCATCTCGTTCCGGCTCCTCAAGTAACAAATGAATGTGGTTTGTCATCACTGCGTAGGTTAGCACATGAACCCCCGTAAACCCTTCAACCCTGCGAATCAATCGGCGCATGTGCTCCTTTTCCAAAGTACCCAATATCATGTCGCGATTAACAATGCGCGACATGCAGTGATAATAGGCCAAGTGATCCCGCTTTATTCGTTTCTGTCTCATGCCTGCAAAGAAAGCACAACGGAGATATGTCTGCAACAACAAAAGTTTATATATAGGCTGTCAATATCTATATATTTATGTATTGGACTTTGTTACATTAAAACCCCATCTTAGATTTTTTATTAGGAGGGCTTGTGGAAGAACGAATTATTACTTTTGGAACATTTGATTTGTTTCATATCGGACATCTCAATATTTTGCGGCGCGCCAAAGAGCTGGGTCAGCATTTAACCGTCGGTGTATCGTCGGATGCATTGAATTTCTTGAAGAAAAAACGGTATCCGGTTTATCCGGAAACGCATCGTATGGAGATTGTCCGTAGCATTCGCTTTGTGGACGACGTTTTTCTTGAGGAATCACTGGAGAGAAAACGCGATTACATTAGAGACCATCAGGCCGATATGCTGGTGATGGGTGATGACTGGCGGGGGCAGTTTGATTTTTGTTCAGATCTGTGTGAGGTGGTGTATTTGGAGAGAACGCCGATTATCTCGTCCACGGAAATTAAGATTGTCTGTCAAAACACACAGAATGCGCTCTCCCCGCAAAAAAGGTGGGATATGCTATAGCAAAAAAAGATCCACATCAGATATCTTGACGTTACTCTTTAAAAAAAACGTATCGCTGGTTACACTGATTCCGTTGTGATAAAACGTCGGGATTTTGATGAAGAGGTTGCTGATGAAATACGGTGCGAGGAAGCGGGTTGGATTATTCTTTTTAGTAAGTCTAACATGTGTAATTTTTTCAGCGGGTGCCTGGGTTTATGAATTTCCACTTGAATTTGTTTCCAGCGGAGATTTTGATGGAAACGGTCTGACCGATGTCGTGGTCGTTAACAAGGCAAACGGAGACATTCGCATTGGTTATCAGGGAGCAAGCAATCAGCTGGTCTGGGCAGAAGAACGTTCTTCAGGGGTAAGTAATGTCGCATCGCTGAGCGTGGGTCCCTGCCTCGCAACAAACATGGACGCCCTTGCCGTCAGCTCAAAAAACACATCGCGTATTACCGTGCTGGATGTTCACGACACATCAAAGGGTACGGAATCCTATATTTACCCGCGCGGCACAGGTATCTGTGCCAACGTCATCGCCCCCATTGATAACAATACATCCATCCCCGACGGCCTTTTTGTGGCGACCTGTTCCAATGCATCGCCAAATATAGGCGGATACAGCTATGTGAAGCACGATGGAACCAATCTAGTGGCGACGTCACTACTGACTTTATCCCCGAACGTATTTCGCAGCGGTAATCGCATCGCGTTTGCATCGGGGCATCCCGAAGCGGTTGTTGGATTCAGTACGCTCTCCGGATACACGAACTTCGTTTCCTACTACATCACAAACAGCGGTGGTTATGTTCAAGCAAGAAGCATTCTCACACGCGAAATTAATACTCCAAATTGTGAATTTCTCATGGGGTACTTCATGGGTGGAACGCCCAACGCCTGCATGGTTTACTTCACTCCCGGTGATACCAATGTGTACAATTCCTATTTCGATAATTCCGGAGCATATCAATATACTTATAAGGATTACGGAAGCGGCAGAACACGCACCAATCTTGCGCAAATCATGGAAGCCGACGGCCTCGGATTCACCAATAATCTCATGCTCATTTACACCGATGGTTCTGCGGATCTATGCACATTCTTGAACTACAATACTCCGCAACAAACCTTCACGCCCCAAAAAGGCGGGGTCATCCGTGCGGTTATTCCTATTGCCGAGGATGTCTTCTACACATTGACGGCCGATGACAACGACAGTCCCATCGGTTATTACGAACGCTACAGCTATCAGTCCACAGGATACGTACTCAACACAACCGGTGCGCTGCAACCTGAAATCCCCCCCTCCGAGGGTGTGGCCAATGTGCTTGTCTTCGATAACGAACCGTTTGTCGCTGACAACCCCCAAAAAATGGCCGGATGGCACACCTCCGACTGGGCAGATTCATTGAATGTCACTCTGCTACCTGCGGCGGTAAATGCAACGTACAGCACGGATTCAGGCACTGAATATGGACTGTCCATAAACGGAACAACAAACATCGGCGCCGCCCCGGCATCGGCCCTGTTTGGACTGGTCAACCAATACCGTCAGGACATCAGTATCATGTGCTACGATGCGGCACGGGGAACAGACGTCGCTGAAGCCATCATTGATCCAGCTCCCGGAACCTATGACGGCTATGTCAACGCCACCCTCACAGCCAATCCTTCCAGTGCCGTCCTCTTTTATCGCACAGCACCCAATGCGCAATGGAGCGTCTACGGTGAATCGCTCCCTCTGTTTCAGGATACAACGCTCGAATATTATGCAGTCAAAGGCTCGTACCGAAGCGTCACCTATCAGGCAGCCTATCATTTCTCTGTTTCCCCGGATAATATGGACAGCGATGGCGACCACATACCCGATTACGTCGGATCAGCCCACGGACTCGATCCGGAATCCGGAGCAGATCAGGATGGCGACGGCCTGCTGGATCTGGATGAAATCTATCGCGGAACCGATCCCACGTCCATCGACGGCGACGGCGACGGCTGGGACGACCTCTCTGAACTACGTGCCGGAACCGACCCCAACGATTACGACAGTCATCCTGCTGATGACTATGTCGTCACTAATGACATCCCACGCATTAATATGGACAGCACGTTCTCTGTTGACCTGTCGCCATGGGCCGTATCACCCAACGGCTATCAGACCGTCACCAATTATCAGGCAAACCGTTCACGCCCCAAAGCCAAAACATCGCTATCCGTCTATGATTTTTCCGGCAACCTGCTGGGATCAGACACCTTACCCAATAAAGGCGATATCGTCGCCCAGTTCACCGAGCTGCCCAGCAATTCGGAACTACCCTTCAACATCATGGCATCACCCTATTATTACGACATCGCAAACTACACAAACCATGTAGCCGGACGCGAAACCCTGCTCATCTATCCCCAACCGCCGTTGAACATCATTACTGTGCCCTACACCAATCTCGGAGCCAACTACTCCGTCGAAGGAAGCAACTGGGCCGCCGCCGCAAAATCGGCACTCAGCTTAGCCGCATCCACGCCTTATGACGCCACTATTCAGGCACTGGACACCTTGAACGCACTGCTCATCGAACGCAAGCTCTGCGATCTTCTTATAGCGCGTGATATAACGACGAACACCGTCATGACCCTGTTCCCCTTCCGATCCTCCGACAGCGGCATGTACCATCCGGCCATCGACGACCTTTTGTCACTGGAAAGCAG
The Spartobacteria bacterium DNA segment above includes these coding regions:
- a CDS encoding transposase, with translation MRQKRIKRDHLAYYHCMSRIVNRDMILGTLEKEHMRRLIRRVEGFTGVHVLTYAVMTNHIHLLLEEPERDGVRLITDDELIRRLHFLYSEGEVGEICGRWKEWEAEGLVDMVAEDKQTYLVRMHDISEFMKQVKQRFSCWYNRRNGRLGTLWDRRFKSVLVEDGAALRTMAAYIEMNPVRAGMVDDPKWYRFCGLGEAMGGVMCARRGIMKLASGVARLDDAVREKESIDVWDAASDVYWERVLMYDEIRCNPQLAMLDRTMIPDKLKKRMKISDFERLQCRSRYFCDGQVFGSLAFVEEFFEHNRDYFSSSRKHGARKTRGGWGDLFTIRDLSRWC
- a CDS encoding Na/Pi cotransporter family protein encodes the protein MSGWATFFSLTGGLGLFLYGMDVMSSGIQKSAGNRMRNIMNRLTSNRIAGVFTGMMVTGIIQSSSATTVMLVSLVNAELVSLVQAIGVIMGANIGTTMTAWIVALLGFKMKITMLAMPAIALSMPFFFSKYEKRRDIARGLLGFGILFLGLHMMKESVPDLSAHPNYLSFVQTISNYGFFSVLLFVLIGTLVTIAVQSSSAAMAITIMMAYAGWIGYEAAVAIVLGENIGTTVTANLAAMGMSTNAKRAALAHTVFNSIGVLWVLVLFYPFIHMVDALVPGDITDPATLPIHLSMFHTMFNITNTFVMIWFVPQIANLVTRILPMHEKKSTKGYKLPMAPAHIPDAAESNLITARAELGKFSQFIHAMLLRIMNLTDVTDPEQIERVKDEMCEEETQTDIMQEVIARFLMDCTTDGMSDRQIRMSTNYQRIAHELESIADSCLNIAFLFARNPDWKAKLHKKAPDQFMNYISLVLDFLNYNSDFAQHQLKNYDFNIAVNLEVAINQKRDQLQRISRRKLEKGADVRSELFFLDVVRHLEHIGDYSLNIAQAIRELDDN
- a CDS encoding TlyA family RNA methyltransferase → MVVRGLAESREKAQRLIRSGVVRMNDQVLSKPGHTIADESDLVVTQAERFVSRGGEKLQGAFDVFNLDAAGLVCMDVGASTGGFTDCLLQHGATKIYAVDVGKGQLHWILRNDERVVVMEETNARYLQQSQFDRPIHMGVTDVSFISLTKILPAMVSVMQPKSALVALIKPQFEAGRSQVGKGGVVRDEAVRREVVQRIKRFGIEELHMKLIGISESPLRGPAGNIEYLSCWETT
- the folD gene encoding bifunctional methylenetetrahydrofolate dehydrogenase/methenyltetrahydrofolate cyclohydrolase FolD, yielding MTATILDGKKIAETMREEIRADVLRLQKNGITPGLAVLLVGDDPASRSYVTAKERACEATGIYSKEVRLDATASKDEILQTVREFNNDAAIDGILVQLPLPDGRMEQEVIETILPEKDVDGFHPESVGRMMLGLPTFLPCTPHGVLHILKRSGVDTKGKHAVIVGRSNIVGRPLSNMLSLKTEMGNATVTMCHTGTNDLGYFTRQADILIAAAGRPHTITADMVKEDAVVIDVGVNRVDDASKARGYRLVGDVDFEAVKAKASMITPVPGGVGPMTITMLLFNTLQSAKNRLK
- a CDS encoding YjgP/YjgQ family permease; the encoded protein is MNTITRYILKDYVATLVMTILVFTFVMCVGTVIKAIDLVARGVSFGIILQVFLANIPFILSFTIPMSSLTTVLLIFSRLSLDGEITAMKASGITMWQIISGPILMSILLSGLCVYLNSWAAPNSHFANRKILRSVGVEQPINLLEEGRFVRDFPNVMIYVGSKSDNKLGDIVVYELGDKGVKRNIRAKSGDIITDNTNHIIYVEMYDVRIDQPSEDAPMDLSKSKTVNARKYPVRLDFSQLMDDDRITKKVPDMTMPELINAVKNVRQAYPDLNEKDLLIQRMKLVVSANERLALSLACFSFTILGIPLGFKNKRKESSIGIGVSLLIVFLFYLFIIIADSLVRSPHLHPDMIIWIPVMISEIAGLLLIKRAN
- a CDS encoding glycerol-3-phosphate cytidylyltransferase, producing MEERIITFGTFDLFHIGHLNILRRAKELGQHLTVGVSSDALNFLKKKRYPVYPETHRMEIVRSIRFVDDVFLEESLERKRDYIRDHQADMLVMGDDWRGQFDFCSDLCEVVYLERTPIISSTEIKIVCQNTQNALSPQKRWDML